CTCCAATACTTCAAGGTATTACAAGAGCATCGCTTCAAACGAAGTCGTTTATCTCCGCTGCTTCTTTCCAAGAGACAACTAAGGTGTTGAACGAGGCCGCTGTAAGTGGTAAGGTAGATACTTTAGAAGGACTTAAAGAGAATGTTATCGTAGGTCATAAAATCCCGGCTGGTACCGGTATGCGTGATTATGAAAACATAATCGTAGGGTCCAAAGAAGAATATGATGAGATTATGGCCAGAAAAGAGGCCTTGAGATTTTAATTTAGAAACCCCCAATCATTGGGGGTTTTTTTATAATTTTAGTTCAATGAGTGACAACAAGAATCAAAAGCAAAAACAGATTAATATAGAGCTTGATGAAAAGACCGCAGAGGGAATTTATTCCAATCTAGCCATTATCAATCATTCAGTTTCAGAGTTTGTGGTAGACTTTATTAGTATGATGCCCGGTGCGCCTAAGGCTAAAGTCAAGAGCAGAATTGTCTTGACACCACAACATGCCAAGAAATTTTTAAAGGCCTTAAATGATAACGTTCAACGCTTTGAAAAAGCTCATGGAACCATAAAGGATTATGAACAACCTCCAATTCCATTAAATTTTGGACCAACAGGAGAAGCGTAAAAAAAAGCCCAGCTAAAATTATTATGCTGGGCTTTTTTTATTCAAACTCCGATACAAAGTGAAGCTTTACTTTAGGATATTTTGCTTGTGTCATTTGTAGCGAAAACTGAGAATCTGCCAAGAACACCAGCTGACCTTTTTTGTCTTTGGCTAGAAATTTTTGTTTGACCCTCACGAAATCCTTGAATTCATCAGTCTTTCTATTTTCGTTGCCTATCCAACAAGCCTTATAAACAGGGAAATTCTCGTAACTACATTTAGCACCATATTCATGTTCTAACCTATATTGAATGACCTCAAACTGCAAGGCGCCAACGGTACCGATGATTTTCCGCCCATTTAATTCTAGCGTGAATAACTGTGCTACACCCTCATCCATTAACTGGTCTATTCCTTTGTACAACTGCTTGGACTTCATAGGGTCCGCATTGTTGATGTACCTAAAATGTTCTGGCGAAAAGCTTGGTATGCCTTTATAATGTAAAGACTCACCTTCGGTTAGTGTGTCACCAATTTTAAAATTACCTGTGTCATGTAGGCCAACAATATCGCCTGGGTAGGAGATATCCACGATTTCTTTTTTTTCGGCAAAGAAAGCATTTGGACTAGAAAATTTCAGTTTTTTACCTTGGCGTACATGTAAATAAGGTTTGTTACGCTCAAAAGTGCCCGAGACTATTTTTATAAAAGCCAAACGGTCCCTGTGTTTTGGGTCCATATTGGCATGAATTTTAAAAACAAATCCCGTGAGCTCTTTCTCATTAGCTTTAACAAGCCTTTCTTCCGCGTTCTTGGATTTAGGAGACGGTGCTATTTCAATGAAGCAATCCAGTAATTCTCTTACTCCAAAATTATTAAGAGCAGAACCAAAGAAAACAGGCTGTTGTTTACCCTCCAGATATAGTTCTTTATCGAATTGCGGATAAACTCCTTGAACCAATTCTAGATTCTCACGTAGTTCTTCTGCAGCGTTAGACCCGATTGTTTTTTCTAAATCGGGACTATCTATATTGTCAAATGCGATGGTTTCTTCAATATTCTTTTTGCTATCCCCACTGAAAAGGTTTATATTTTTTTCATAAATGTTATATATACCCTTGAAATCGTATCCCATACCAATAGGGAAGCTCAGAGGGGTAACGGAAAGTCCTAATTTCTGTTCTAATTCATCTAGCAAATCAAAGGCATCCTGACCCTCGCGATCTAGCTTATTTATAAAAACCAGCATTGGAATATTTCGCATACGACAAACTTCAACAAGTTTTACTGTCTGCTCTTCCACACCCTTGGCAACGTCGATTACCACGATGACACTATCTACCGCGGTTAAAGTTCTAAAAGTATCTTCCGCAAAATCTTTATGTCCAGGAGTATCAAGTATATTAATTTTTTTATCCTTATAAATAAACGCCAAAACAGAAGTAGCTACTGAAATTCCTCGTTGCCGCTCAATCTCCATAAAATCACTGGTTGCCGTTTTCTTTATCTTGTTGTTCTTTACAGCCCCCGCCTCTTGAATTGCACCTCCGAACAACAGCAATTTCTCTGTTAGTGTCGTCTTTCCCGCATCGGGATGAGAAATAATACCGAAAGTTCTTCGTCTCTCAATTTCATCTTTAAAATTCATACTAAAAATTTGAACAAAAATAAGTCAAATAACTTGCTCAGTCTAAAACTAGAGTCTGTTTAGACTTAAAAATAACAATCATAGTTTTGTGACTTGGTGTTGTTTTCTGTGTCTAAAATGCTAAGATAACGGTCATGACAATTGCAGTTCATCGATTAATTATGAATTTAAAGGCATTCGAGCTTTAATATGTAGTTAAGAATTTGAGTATTGCAATTTTAAAATTATCTTGCATAGTATTTTATAGATAGCCCCACGTCTTACTACTGTAATTTCCTACACGCCATGGTGTATAGTTCAATAAAAACTATCATTTATGGAAAAAAGTACCTGTTTAATAAGTAGAAGTTTAACTTCTTTGCTCGATAAGGTTCTGTTCGGATTTTTAGTTTGTTTCATTATATCGGTTAATAGGGTAGATGCTCATAATTTTTCATATGCGTTTGTTTTTCAGGATATGGATGGCGACGGTATTCTAGATATAGACGATATTGATGACGATAATGATGGCATACTAGATGCTACAGAAGACGCTAATTTGGACGGTGATAACGATCATTTGACAAATCCCACCGATAGCGACGGTGATTCCATTCCCAATTATTTGGATATTGATTCAGACAATGACGGTATTCTTGATAATGTTGAGGGTCAATTAACGTCTGCCTATGTCGGTCCTTCAGGAGTTGATAATAATGATAATGGTCTTGATGATGCTTATGAAGGTTCGTATGGTTTTGGAATAATGCCAATTAATTCTGACAGGTCGGTTTTGCCTGATTATATCGACTTGGATTCGGATTTAGACGGTATCAGAGATAATGTAGAATCCCAACCCTTTTTAAATTATGTATCTCCCTTGGAAATTGACTTAAACCAAAATGGTTTGGATGATGCTTATGAAGGGAGTTTTGGTTTTGGAATAGATCCCATAAATTCAGACATGGATGAATTTCCTGATTTCCGTGACTTTGATTCTGATGATGACGGTATAAAGGATAAAGTGGAAGCCCAAACTTCGGAGGATTATGTTCCTCCTAGTGGTGATAGTGATAGAAATGGAATCGATGATTCTTACGAAGAAGGATTACATCCAATTGATGTGGATAGTGATAGTATTCCTGACTTTCAGGACATTGACAGTGATAACGATGGTCTTATCGATAATTTGGAAGCTCAGTCAATCGATAATTTCATAATTCCTTCTGGGGTGGATGGAAATAATGATGGGCTAGATAGTGTATATGGAGGTGATGGATTGATACCAATTAATAGCGATACCGATTCAAAACCTGATTTCAGAGACATAGACAGTGACAACGACGGTATTCCGGACAATGTTGAAGGTCAAACGACGGCAGGTTATATAGCTCCCAACGACGACGATGCGGCCACGTACGCCTCGAACGATGGGGTGAACAGTGCGTACATCGGCGGCCTTACCCCTGTTAACACGGACAGTACTGACAGTCCGGACTATCTGGACGACGACAGTGACAACGATACGGTCCCTGACAACAACGAGGGTAACGATTTCAATTTCGACGGAGTACCGGACCAGACCTTTACGGGTGTGGATACGGACGGTGACGGTCTTGACGACGGCTACGAGGATAGCGATGTCGATGACGGTTTCGACGTGAACGATGAGATAGACGACCCAGAGAACGATTTACCGGATACGGACGGTACGGAGGACGTTAACTACCGTGACCTTGACGACGACGGAGACGGCATCGACACTCCGGACGAGGATCTGGACAACGACGGCGACCCGACAAATGATGATACGGACGGTGACGGCACCCCCGACTACCTTGACCCGGACGATAACGATCCCGATACGGACGGCGACGGCGTACCCGATAGTGTTGACCTAGATGACGACAACGACGGTATATTGGATACTACTGAGGACCCTAACGTGGATGGTGACAACGACCCGTTGACGGATCCCTTGGATTCGGACGGTGACGGCAAGCCCGACCATTTGGACATAGACAGTGACAACGACGGTATTCCGGACAATGTTGAAGGTCAAACGACGGCAGGTTATATAGCTCCCAACGACGACGATGCGGCCACGTATGCGTCGAACGATGGGGTGAACAGTGCGTACATCGGCGGTCTTACCCCTGTTAACACGGACGGTACGGACAGTCCGGACTATCTGGACGACGACAGTGACAACGATACGGTCCCTGACAACAACGAGGGTAACGATTTCAATTTCGACGGAGTACCGGACCAGACCTTTACGGGAGTGGATACGGACGGTGACGGTCTTGACGACGGCTACGAGGGTAGCGATGTCGATGACGGTTTCGACGTGAACGACGAGATAGACGACCCAGAGAACGATTTACCGGATACGGACGGTACGGAGGACGTGAACTACCGTGACCTTGACGACGACGGAGACGGCATCGACACTCCCGACGAGGATCTGGACAACGACGGCGACCCGACAAATGATGATACGGACGGTGACGGCACCCCCGACTACCTTGACCCGGACGATAACGATCCCGATACGGACGGCGACGGCGTACCCGATAGTGTTGACCTAGATGACGACAACGACGGTATATTGGATACGACGGAGGACCCGAACGTGGATGGTGACAACGACCCGTTGACGGATCCCCTGGATTCGGACGGTGACGGCAAGCCCGACCATTTGGACATAGACAGCGACAACGACGGTATTCCGGACAATGTTGAAGGTCAAACGACGGCAGGTTATATAGCTCCCAACGACGACGATGCGGCCACCTACGCGTCGAACGATGGGGTGAACAGTGCCTACATCGGCGGTCTTACCCCTGTGAACACGGACGGTACTGACAGTCCGGACTATCTGGACGACGACAGTGACAACGATACGGTCCCTGACAACAACGAGGGTAACGATTTCAATTTCGACGGAGTACCGGACCAGACCTTTACGGGAGTGGATACGGACGGTGACGGTCTTGACGACGGCTACGAGGGTAGCGATGTCGATGATGGTTTCGACGTGAACGACGAGATAGACGACCCAGAGAACGATTTACCGGATACGGACGGTACGGAGGACGTTAACTACCGTGACCTTGACGACGACGGAGACGGCATCGACACTCCCGACGAGGATTTGGACAACGACGGCGACCCGACAAATGATGATACGGACGGTGACGGCACCCCCGACTACCTTGATCCTGATAGTGGTGTTTTGGATGCAATAGACGATAGCGTTACCACACTTGAGAATACCCCAGTTGATATTGATATTTTTGCCAATGACACTGGTATTCCGGCAGACGGAACACTCACTTTCACCAATCCTTCCAACGGTACCCTGGTATTGAACGACGGCGGTACTCCGGATGATATCACGGACGACTTTCTGGTTTACACGCCAGAGGACGGATTCAATGGTATGGACACGTTTGAGTATACCGTTTGTGATGCGCTTGGAAACTGCGATACGGCTATAGTTACTATAACAGTGGGAACTCCTCCTGTTTTGGATGTGGTAGATGATTCGTTTACAACGGACCCTGAAATTTCCGTAGATATTACAATGTTAGATAATGATAGTAATATTCCGGCAGATGGAACTATCACTTTCACTGACCCTTCCAACGGCACAGTGGTACTAAATGACGGAGGAACACCCGACGATATTACTGATGATTTCTTTACCTATACTCCTAATACAGGATTTAGTGGTACGGACACTTTTGAGTACACCGTATGTGATGCAGCAGGCACTTGCGATACGGCAATCATAACTGTGACCGTCAATGAACCTCAAATATTAGAGATTGAGGTCAACCAAATGGTAACTCCAAACGCAGATGGAAAGAATGATTTCTTGTTTATAAGAGGAGTGGAAGGTATTAGAACCAGTTCTTTAAAAATATTCAACAGATGGGGAGTTGCTGTGTACGAGGGAGAGAATTATAACAATCAAAATAATGTTTTTGATGGACGCTCACGAGGAAGATCAACCTTAAGTGTTGAAGACTATCTCCCTTCGGGTATCTATTATTATATATTTGACTATACTACCTTGGATGGGGAAAATAAAGTTGATAGTGAGTATATTTACATCAGCAGATAATACTATAACCATATGAATATCAGGAATAAGTTTACTATTGTTACGCTATTATCCTTTGTTTTTATTGGATTGGTCAATGCCCAGCAAGACGCTCAGTATACGCAGTATATGTTCAATACCATGAGTGTCAACCCGGCTTACGCAGGTTCTCGTGGGCAACTTAGTATTGCTGCTTTGTACAGGGCGCAATGGGTCGGTCTCGATGGCGCTCCGACTTCGCAAACGCTAAACCTTCACTCTCCTATCAGGAATAGTAAATTAGGCTATGGTGTGTCCATAGTAAATGACGAAATAGGGGATGGGGTAGTTCAAGAAACTTATTTTGACGGAATCATATCATATACTATTGATGTGTCCAGAGAGGGTAAATTGTCTTTTGGATTAAAAGCAGGAGGTAATTTATTAAATCTAGATTTTAATAAGTTAAGGAATTTTGATGCAGAGCCTGTAAATTCAGATAACATAGAGAATAGGTTTTCGCCAAATGTGGGTTTAGGACTGTATTATCATTCCAACAAGTTTTACGCGGGCCTATCCGCTCCTAACTTATTACAAACAGAGCATTTTGATAATTCCCAGAGAGATGCGAATACGGTACAGTTTCTTTCCAAGGAGCGTATTAATTTCTACTTGATAACCGGTTACGTTTTTGATTTAAATGGCAATCTAAAGTTCAAACCTGCATTATTGACCAAGATGGTGGGCGGAGCTCCGTTACAAGTTGACTTTTCAGCTAACTTTATGTTCAATGAGAAATTTACTTTTGGAGCGGCTTATCGTTGGGATGCCGCCTTAAGTGCTATGGCCGGTTTCCAGATTTCTGACCAGTTTATGTTGGGCCTAGCCTACGATAAAGAGACTACTGATTTGGGCGGAACACAGTTCAACGATGGGTCTTTTGAAGTATTTTTACGATTTGAATTGGTAAAATCGTTCCAAAGATTAGTATCTCCCCGATTCTTCTAAAACAGACAAACCATGATGAAAAAATTACAGCTTTTGGTTCTGCTTTTAATGATATGTGGTTTGGAATTTTCCCAAGCGCAGGAAAGGCTTATCAATAAAGGAAATGAGAAGTATGAAGAGTATTCTTTTAGTCCGGCCATTGATATTTATAAAAAAGTAATTGAGAAGGGATATACTTCAGCGGATTTATTGAAAAAATTAGGAAATTCCTATTACTATAACGCGCAGTACAAGGAAGCCGCTGAAACCTATAAGAAATTAGATTCGGAGTACCCAAATGATATCACCCCTGAGGATTATTTTAAGTACTCTCAGACACTAAAAACGCTCGGCGATTATGATGGGTCTAACGAAGTGATGTCCAAATTCACCATGCTTACCTCGGGAGATAACAGAGCTTCGGTATTCAAGAGTGAAAAAGACTATTTGGCAGAGATTAAGGCTAACTCCGGGCGGTATGAATTAAAGCCTTTTGAATATAACTCGGTTTACTCGGAATTTGCTCCGTCTTATTATAAAGAAGGGCTTATTTTTTCATCGGATAGGGATACCGGCAACTTTGCACGATATAGACATACTTGGAATTCCAAGGATTTTTTAGACTTATATAGGGTAAATGCGGATAGTGTATCGCTTAATAATGTAGTAAAAATAGACCTCAAAGGAAAAAAAGAATCAATTCCTTTAGATAATGGGAATACAACTACTTCCGATGATTTGGGAAAACGGAAGGATAGGATTAACACGCGCTTACATGAGTCAACGTCAATAGTTACCAAAGACGGTAAAACAATATATTTTACCAGGAATAATTTTGTAGAAGGAAAGTACAAGAAGGACGAAAAAGGGATTATACGATTGAAAATTTTCAGGGCACAGTTGATTGATGGTGATTGGACTGAAATTGAGGAACTTCCCTTTAATAGTGATTCCTATTCCGTGGCGCATCCAGCGCTAAGTCCCGACGAGAAGACTTTGTACTTTGCTTCAGACATGCCGGGTACGCTTGGAGAGTCGGATATATTTAAAACATCCATTAATAATGATAGAACGTTTGGAACACCAGAAAATTTAGGATCCAATATCAATACGGAAGCAAGGGAAACCTTTCCTTTTGTGACTAGTGAGGAAATTCTTTATTTCTCATCTGATGGTCATCCCGGACTCGGAGGATTGGACGTTTTTGCTACGAAAATAAAACGACAGGATTTTACTGGTAATGTCATGAATGTCGGGGAACCCGTGAACTGTAATAAGGACGACTTTACTTTTATCTTCAATGAGGAAACTAGAAAAGGTTATTTGGCTTCGAACAGGGAAGATGGGCTAGGAGCTGACGATATTTACGCATTGGTTGAAAAAGAACCACTTGTTTTTGAATGTGTGCAAAAAGTTACTGGAACGGTGAGGGACAAAATTTCAAATGAAGTCTTGGTAGGTGCTACGGTAAAGGTCATAAATGAGGAGAATGAGGAGATATTTTCTACCATAACGGACTCTGACGGTAATTATAGTTTAGTTTTAGATTGTAATCAAGGAAACTTTGTAAGGGCCCTGATGGAGGGTTATATACCATTTGAAGAATATGTTGGCATCTCTGATGGTAAGCCCAAAATAATTGATTTTTACTTGGAAAGAGATACGATTACAGCTGGTTTTGGAGACGATTTGGCCAAGTTACTGCAATTGAGTACTATTTATTTTGATTTTGATAAATACAATATCCGCAAAGATTCTGAAATAGAGGTAGAAAAGGTAATCGCTGCCATGGAGAAATATCCGAGTCTTAAGATACAGGTCAACTCCCATACTGATAGTAGAGGGCCTGCAGCTTATAATCTCTGGTTATCCCAAAAAAGAGCGGAATCAACCATTAATTATATGATAACAAATGGTATTTCAAAGGACAGGTTAGCGAGTGAAGGATTTGGAGAAACAAAACTTATCAATGAGTGTGAAGATGGAATTAAGTGTTCATCCGAAAAGCACGATTTGAACAGACGTTCTGAGTTTATTATAATGGAATAGTATAGTAAATTCCTTTTCCAAACAAAAAAATCATAATCTTTTTTTAGTTAATAGCCCGGTTCTTAGAAATTATAAGTTTCTCACAACCACAGAATTCCGTTATTTCGCCTATACCTTTTACCGCTTTCACAACAATAAATAATTTAACAATTTATTCAAGATTACATTTGATTTTATGGTTTTTACTTAACCAAGACGATTAAAATCTGTTATGTTGAATAGGATTTATCCTTTAATTTTTGTCTTAACTACAATCATTATCTCAAATGTAAATGCGCAAGATACGTTTCTAGATAATTTTAATGTCGTTTCTTATAGTAACAATAACGGTACTCAAAATTTTAGTTCAAACTGGATTGAGCAAAATGATAATGGGAGTCCTTCTAACGGAGATATTAGAATAAATTCCAATCAGCTCAGGTTCAGGAATATGGATGATGCGTGGATATATAGATTTGTTCCTATAGCTGGCGCATCTTCAGTAACATTAACATTGGACTACAACGCCACTTCCAGGGGAGATGAACAATTAGATGTTTACATCTATAACTCAAACACATTTGTTTGGAATTTGGTAGGTTCAATAAACACCTCCGATTCGGGAACAATTACGTATGATTTAACAAGTGACGAAATTGCTTCTAATCCGGCAATCATTTTTTTTAGTGATAATAATGATTGGGGAAATACGGAAACCATCTTCGTAGATAACGTCCTATTTACCGCTCAGTATAGTCCAACTGTTACCGTAAACGACGTTACGTTTAATGAAACGGACGGCATGGTCTCTATAACAGCCACGCACTCCAGTAATGCTGCTACCGGTCCTTTTACAGTAAATTATCAGACAGCCGATATTACGGCTACGGCGGGAACCGATTATGCTCTATCTTCCGGGACTTTGAATTTTAATGGGACTGTAGGTGATACGGAAACCATAACCGTGTCAATTTTAGATGATACGTTTATTGAAGGACCTGAAGATTTTAGAATTGAATTTGTTTCAAGTTCTGACCCAATAGTGGATTTTACGGATACGGCTACTATTACTATCGAAGATAATGAGGTGCAGTCAAATACGCCCTTGTCACTATTTAGGGAATATAATGGGTATTATGATTATGCTCTTACTGGTGGCAGTATGCGTGACCAGGATAATAGTGGTAATACCTGTTCTATAGTAACGACATCTAGCAATACGCTAACCACCACTGTGCCCGCCACCGCACAGATAGAGCAGGCCTTTTTATTCTGGACACATTCTGGTACCAGCCCCGATTTACAGGTTACGCTTGAAGGGCAGAATATTAATGCAGATTTCGCAAATGAGTCCTTCATAGGTGCACTTTCCTTTTATTCGATGATTGCGGATGTTACAACTCTCGTGGAAGGTATTCCTATAGGTAGTATAAGTACCAATACTTTTGATTTTTCAGGTTTGAACGTAGATAATACTGGTTCTTATTGCTCGGGTCAAGTGACATTGGGTGGATGGAGTTTGATGATTTTTTATGAAGAAGCTTCGTTACCTGCGGTATCACTAAACCTATATCAAGGTTTTCAGGGATACCAAAATACGACAACACCTGTAAGTTTTACACTTGATGGATTCTATGCAATCGCTGCTTCTGGAGCTAAGACAACCATTTTGTCTTGGGAGGGAGATCAATCGATTACCGGCGGAGAACAACTTTCTATAACCACCTCCTTGGGTACCAATAAGCTCGCAGGCGATGGGGATAACGACGGAGTAACCGTGGACAATCCGTACAATTCTACAATTTTTGATAATACGGTACTTCCAAATATAAATAATACCACTACCTATGGTCTTGATTTAGATACTTACGATATATCTTCATTTATTGCCCCAGCTGAGTCATCAGTAACTACGAATGTAGAAATGGGAGGAGATTTTGTTCTGCTTAACGGTGTGGTTATTAAGGTACCGTCAAATTTGATCACTGGAACTGTCTTTGAGGATGTAAATTATCCAGGTGGCACTGGTCGAGATATCACTACAGCGGGTGGAATACCGGTTGAAGGGGTATCCGTAGAATTATATAATTCATCCGGCAGTCTTGTAGACACTCAAATAACCGATGGGAACGGACTATATGTATTTGGAGGAATTCCTAACGATACATATTCATTGCGTGTGGTTAATTCTACTGTTTTTTCAAATAGAGGTGGTGGAGCTGCATGCTCATCATGTTACCCTGTTCAAACATTTAGAAGATTTGATACTGGTGCTGGTCTTACCGATGTTGTTGATGAAGTAGGCGGAGCGAATCCAGCAGGCGAAGATACTCCGCTAGGCACTTTGACTGGTGCCCAGTCGGTATCGACTATATTTATCAATGCGAGCGGAATTATTGATGTCGATTTTGGCTTTAA
This genomic window from Maribacter sp. MJ134 contains:
- a CDS encoding beta strand repeat-containing protein produces the protein MLNRIYPLIFVLTTIIISNVNAQDTFLDNFNVVSYSNNNGTQNFSSNWIEQNDNGSPSNGDIRINSNQLRFRNMDDAWIYRFVPIAGASSVTLTLDYNATSRGDEQLDVYIYNSNTFVWNLVGSINTSDSGTITYDLTSDEIASNPAIIFFSDNNDWGNTETIFVDNVLFTAQYSPTVTVNDVTFNETDGMVSITATHSSNAATGPFTVNYQTADITATAGTDYALSSGTLNFNGTVGDTETITVSILDDTFIEGPEDFRIEFVSSSDPIVDFTDTATITIEDNEVQSNTPLSLFREYNGYYDYALTGGSMRDQDNSGNTCSIVTTSSNTLTTTVPATAQIEQAFLFWTHSGTSPDLQVTLEGQNINADFANESFIGALSFYSMIADVTTLVEGIPIGSISTNTFDFSGLNVDNTGSYCSGQVTLGGWSLMIFYEEASLPAVSLNLYQGFQGYQNTTTPVSFTLDGFYAIAASGAKTTILSWEGDQSITGGEQLSITTSLGTNKLAGDGDNDGVTVDNPYNSTIFDNTVLPNINNTTTYGLDLDTYDISSFIAPAESSVTTNVEMGGDFVLLNGVVIKVPSNLITGTVFEDVNYPGGTGRDITTAGGIPVEGVSVELYNSSGSLVDTQITDGNGLYVFGGIPNDTYSLRVVNSTVFSNRGGGAACSSCYPVQTFRRFDTGAGLTDVVDEVGGANPAGEDTPLGTLTGAQSVSTIFINASGIIDVDFGFNFNTIVNTNEDGQGSLEQFIVNSNNLDETGLDIDANVIFDPAPGMDTSVFMIPTTSDPQGRPADSNYVAGYFDIFISNGNPLTAITSDNTIIDGRTQTAYSGNTNTGTIGSGGTPVGTTGIILPDYNLPEIQVHRNGGDVFRTSGDNVTIRNLSVYANNNAAIRINGGSAQILENLLGVNALGNNAGSIDFGVENQAGDILVGRNYIATVTDAGVYINGGSSNVIEDNHFLSNGATACDDSIEIKSGVGIVIQNNLIENSASMGIDAVNISGDVSILNNTITGSGQNGGACSGTVQNYGVRLSGNDSQISNNIIFDNGGAGLVMVGNPGENGNLISQNSFYNNGTDGAALGIDLVASGTVADGVTINDLNDSDTGPNDLINFPIIETANINSTSIIVTGWSIPGATIEFFLTDISEGTAVAGANQLGLSTDYGEGQVFVGSFVEGSGADTNSKTSSYLDLDNNTDNTNQFTFTFSIPLGVTSGKDITATATVANSTSEFSPMSTLKTFTVITNRRITYRIKKN